Proteins from a single region of Fibrobacter sp. UWB5:
- a CDS encoding ZIP family metal transporter gives MNEPVLQIAQGLAIPFLGTVLGAACVFFMRKQMSQNLKRGLLSFAAGVMVAASVWSLLLPAISASESMGKLAFIPATVGFWAGILFLYILDKITPHLHLGSATPEGPKAKLKRTTMLTLAVTLHNLPEGMAVGIVFAGWLSENVAITLSGAFALAIGIAIQNFPEGAVVSLPLRAEGASRKKAFALGALSGAVEPVGALITLLAAEALSPFMPYLLSLAAGAMIYVVIEEMLPEVSEGEHFDAGTILFAVGFTLMMVLDSAL, from the coding sequence ATGAACGAGCCTGTCTTACAAATTGCCCAAGGTCTTGCCATCCCGTTTTTAGGGACTGTCTTGGGGGCGGCATGCGTGTTTTTTATGCGCAAACAGATGAGCCAAAATCTCAAGCGGGGCCTTCTCTCTTTTGCGGCGGGCGTCATGGTGGCGGCATCTGTATGGAGCCTGCTTTTGCCCGCAATCAGTGCAAGCGAATCGATGGGCAAACTGGCATTCATTCCGGCGACAGTCGGATTCTGGGCCGGCATTCTATTCTTGTATATTTTAGATAAAATAACGCCGCACTTACATTTGGGTAGCGCCACGCCAGAAGGTCCCAAGGCAAAACTCAAGCGCACGACCATGCTTACGCTAGCAGTAACTTTGCACAACTTGCCCGAGGGCATGGCTGTCGGTATCGTTTTCGCAGGCTGGCTTTCGGAGAATGTCGCCATCACGCTTTCGGGTGCGTTTGCGCTTGCCATAGGCATCGCTATTCAGAATTTCCCCGAAGGGGCGGTGGTGTCGCTCCCGCTCCGTGCCGAAGGGGCTTCCCGCAAAAAAGCTTTTGCACTTGGCGCGCTTTCCGGAGCGGTAGAACCTGTAGGGGCCTTAATCACGCTGCTTGCGGCTGAGGCGCTCTCGCCCTTCATGCCCTACCTGCTCTCGCTTGCGGCGGGCGCCATGATTTATGTCGTCATCGAAGAAATGCTCCCCGAAGTCAGCGAAGGAGAGCATTTTGATGCCGGCACCATCCTTTTTGCCGTGGGTTTCACGCTCATGATGGTACTCGACAGCGCGCTATAA
- a CDS encoding flavodoxin: MEKIAVIYWSGTGNTELMAKYVAEGAKAAGTEADVFSVSDFSQGQLGEYARYALGCPAMGAEELEDSEFQPFYEAVKPALNGKKVALFGSYGWGGGEWMNPWKADAEAAGLVLVADPLAIENAPDDAGKAACQDLGKALATA; this comes from the coding sequence ATGGAAAAAATCGCAGTCATTTATTGGAGCGGAACCGGCAACACCGAACTGATGGCAAAATACGTCGCCGAAGGTGCAAAGGCCGCCGGCACCGAAGCCGACGTGTTCAGTGTCTCGGACTTTTCGCAGGGCCAGTTGGGCGAATACGCCCGCTATGCGCTGGGCTGCCCCGCCATGGGCGCCGAGGAACTCGAAGATTCCGAATTCCAGCCCTTCTACGAAGCCGTCAAGCCCGCACTCAACGGCAAGAAAGTCGCCCTATTTGGCTCTTACGGCTGGGGTGGCGGCGAATGGATGAATCCGTGGAAGGCCGACGCAGAAGCCGCCGGGCTCGTGCTTGTGGCAGACCCGCTCGCCATCGAGAACGCCCCCGATGACGCCGGCAAGGCCGCCTGCCAAGATCTCGGCAAGGCGCTCGCCACCGCCTAA
- a CDS encoding FeoA family protein, translating to MKNADFVDRLSLAEMGENRCGTVAQIEGDSRFISRIVSIGLTPGSAFTLLKNDGRSPVLVFCRDTVIAVNYKESSQIFVKVEL from the coding sequence ATGAAAAATGCTGATTTTGTTGACCGTTTGAGTCTCGCCGAAATGGGCGAGAATCGTTGCGGGACGGTCGCCCAGATCGAAGGCGATTCCCGCTTTATTTCAAGAATTGTTTCCATCGGGCTTACGCCGGGTTCCGCCTTTACGCTCCTCAAGAATGATGGGCGCTCGCCAGTGCTCGTTTTTTGCCGCGATACGGTAATCGCTGTCAATTATAAGGAAAGTTCACAGATTTTTGTCAAGGTGGAATTGTAA
- a CDS encoding virulence RhuM family protein yields MGKIKEKDSGIKAGSTNVLSNPSAESGFGEIVLYQPEGDVRLEVRVENDTVWLTQGQMAELFSVKENTITYHIQEIFETDELDYISTTRKIRVVRKEGKRNVARRIDFYNLDMIISIGYRVNSRTGVRFRRWANQVLKDYMLKGYAVNQRMVATGMQIANRFQEQRQLIENQGAKLENVETRLSTVEKHIEFFVKAAQTPTGGILATGTRFDGLALIADLVKLAKRSVVFIDPFATIEILKFAAMRTKGVTAVIYSAHITPEFKAAKELHNKQYPGLELKTMRTIHDRFLLVDDIVYHFGASFKDMGNEMTAFSVLNFVTPEEVIAKIQESMKGK; encoded by the coding sequence ATGGGAAAAATCAAGGAAAAGGATTCCGGCATAAAGGCCGGATCGACAAATGTATTATCGAATCCGTCTGCGGAATCGGGTTTTGGCGAAATTGTACTCTATCAGCCGGAAGGTGATGTCCGGCTAGAGGTTCGTGTCGAAAATGATACTGTGTGGCTAACACAAGGACAAATGGCAGAATTGTTCTCTGTTAAAGAAAATACGATTACCTATCATATTCAAGAGATTTTTGAAACCGATGAACTTGATTACATTTCAACTACTCGAAAAATTCGAGTAGTTCGAAAAGAAGGCAAAAGAAATGTCGCAAGACGCATTGATTTTTACAACCTTGATATGATTATATCTATCGGCTATCGTGTCAACAGTAGAACGGGCGTAAGATTCCGTCGCTGGGCTAATCAGGTCTTGAAGGACTACATGCTCAAAGGTTATGCCGTAAATCAACGGATGGTTGCAACTGGAATGCAGATAGCCAATAGGTTTCAGGAACAACGGCAACTAATTGAAAATCAGGGCGCAAAACTTGAAAATGTTGAAACTCGTCTTTCGACAGTTGAAAAGCATATTGAGTTCTTTGTGAAAGCAGCGCAAACCCCGACGGGCGGCATCCTTGCGACGGGAACTCGATTTGACGGGCTTGCTCTGATTGCTGATTTAGTGAAATTGGCGAAGCGGTCTGTAGTGTTTATCGATCCATTTGCAACAATTGAAATTTTAAAATTTGCCGCAATGCGAACAAAAGGAGTAACTGCGGTTATTTATTCCGCACATATTACACCAGAATTTAAAGCTGCCAAGGAATTGCACAACAAGCAATATCCCGGCCTGGAGTTGAAAACTATGCGAACCATTCACGATAGATTCTTGCTTGTAGATGATATCGTTTATCACTTTGGGGCGAGTTTTAAAGATATGGGTAACGAGATGACTGCATTTAGCGTTTTGAATTTTGTAACACCCGAAGAAGTTATTGCTAAAATCCAGGAAAGTATGAAGGGAAAATAA
- a CDS encoding DUF3793 family protein → MNRLLDHRLVRQCAPTLAGLKVGSLFCLESSPSETLCKQLAHWNKELNPRGVCVRVIAERCGRSFIYVYREDALQKLIAEPEIRHFLAAYGYTDFSTDCALAYMTARIRKCHCFPHEVGLFLGYPLEDVKGFIINGGRNSKYTGYWKVYGDVTECEKRFACFRKCFDVFNKLFEKGYSLPMLTVRNAA, encoded by the coding sequence ATGAATCGCCTTTTAGACCACCGTCTCGTTCGCCAATGCGCGCCAACACTCGCCGGACTCAAGGTCGGAAGTTTATTCTGCCTTGAATCTTCACCCAGCGAAACGCTGTGCAAACAACTCGCCCACTGGAACAAGGAACTCAACCCTCGCGGCGTGTGCGTGCGCGTTATCGCAGAACGCTGCGGGCGCAGTTTTATTTACGTCTATCGCGAAGACGCCCTGCAAAAGCTCATTGCCGAACCGGAAATCCGCCATTTTTTGGCTGCCTACGGCTACACAGACTTTAGCACCGACTGTGCACTCGCATACATGACGGCGCGCATCCGCAAATGCCACTGTTTTCCGCACGAAGTCGGACTTTTCTTGGGCTACCCCCTCGAAGACGTGAAAGGATTCATTATCAACGGCGGCAGGAATAGCAAATATACGGGCTACTGGAAAGTTTACGGCGATGTAACCGAATGCGAAAAACGGTTCGCCTGCTTTCGCAAGTGCTTCGATGTTTTCAACAAACTATTTGAAAAAGGATATTCGCTGCCGATGCTGACAGTCCGAAACGCAGCGTAA
- the feoB gene encoding ferrous iron transport protein B — protein MSEIKTIALLGQPNSGKSTLFNNLTGLHQRVGNWPGKTVEQAEGEFVFDGSTYKVIDLPGSYGLSANSEEEVVTRDYIQSGKADLVCILVDASQLERSLYMLADFVGIRMPVMLVLNMMDVAEAAGKKIDVAAIEKRLGVPVLGFSAAETERYPDFFKKMVLAIKTPVCLDSGSLREELVGGGELAEKTDSLISRIEAALGDFEYGVCEKIWIAEKLLEKDKLICGVVNEMLPFARKNAIDAILDSEEGRDGGILTGEAKYRWASKIVRESATPKSIEKVFSKWDRIATHHIKGKFFAFGIMVVSLIACMILAFPGMGIGFGMQPVLQSLVERVGNALGVWPVVISFINLVLVGGTCITICMTSFIFAIIFVFRILEEIGYMARFSYAFDNWLSRLGLQGKAIMPLFSGIGCTAGAVCGTRVLDTRGQRLLALVLLWAIPCGSKVAVVLFLASTFFGSAAPLFGIGYVALIFASFYRSSRLFGKKLVPQNERVGMIMELPPYHKPHWKMIAAMVGRSTWGIFKKALKMILMVAALFWALSYAGDGNVENTLLYKIGNAIEPVTMFFGMRWELFVSYLGGMFSKEASLGIMSTLFNHTGEAFSLVTRVAASENLGEALASTISKPEALAFLFASMFNVPCVLAMGTTYREAGSFKWLATIMGYYLALSLGLAFIGYHIGLLIF, from the coding sequence ATGAGCGAAATCAAGACTATTGCTTTGCTCGGACAGCCTAATTCTGGTAAATCGACGCTTTTTAACAACCTTACGGGACTTCACCAGCGCGTGGGCAACTGGCCCGGCAAAACGGTGGAGCAGGCTGAAGGTGAATTTGTTTTTGATGGTTCGACATATAAAGTAATTGACCTTCCGGGCAGTTACGGGCTTTCGGCGAACTCCGAAGAAGAAGTCGTCACGCGCGACTACATTCAGAGCGGCAAGGCGGACCTCGTGTGCATTCTGGTAGATGCGTCGCAGCTGGAACGCAGCCTTTACATGCTGGCGGATTTTGTGGGCATTCGCATGCCCGTGATGCTGGTGCTCAACATGATGGATGTGGCCGAAGCGGCGGGCAAGAAGATTGACGTGGCTGCGATTGAAAAGCGCCTCGGCGTTCCGGTGCTTGGCTTCAGTGCGGCCGAAACGGAACGTTATCCTGATTTTTTCAAGAAGATGGTTTTGGCTATCAAGACGCCTGTTTGCCTTGATAGCGGGAGCCTGCGCGAGGAACTCGTTGGCGGGGGAGAGCTTGCTGAAAAAACGGATAGTCTCATTAGCCGTATCGAAGCAGCCCTCGGCGATTTTGAATACGGCGTTTGCGAAAAAATCTGGATTGCGGAAAAGCTTCTCGAAAAAGACAAACTCATTTGTGGTGTCGTGAATGAAATGCTTCCGTTCGCTAGGAAGAATGCGATTGATGCAATCCTCGATAGCGAAGAAGGGCGCGACGGCGGCATTCTCACCGGCGAAGCCAAGTATCGCTGGGCTTCGAAGATCGTGCGTGAATCGGCCACGCCGAAATCCATCGAGAAAGTTTTCAGCAAGTGGGACCGCATTGCCACGCACCATATCAAGGGCAAGTTCTTTGCATTCGGAATCATGGTCGTTTCGCTGATTGCGTGTATGATTCTCGCTTTCCCGGGCATGGGAATCGGTTTTGGAATGCAGCCTGTATTGCAGTCGCTTGTAGAACGTGTTGGCAATGCGCTTGGCGTTTGGCCTGTGGTGATTTCGTTCATCAACTTGGTGCTCGTCGGTGGAACTTGCATCACGATTTGTATGACGAGTTTCATTTTCGCTATCATTTTCGTGTTCCGCATTCTTGAAGAAATCGGCTATATGGCGCGTTTCTCGTATGCGTTTGACAACTGGCTTTCGCGCCTCGGTTTGCAGGGCAAGGCGATTATGCCGCTGTTCTCTGGAATTGGATGCACGGCGGGTGCAGTTTGCGGTACGCGCGTGCTTGATACCCGCGGGCAACGTTTGCTTGCGCTCGTTCTGTTGTGGGCCATTCCGTGCGGGAGCAAGGTGGCTGTGGTGCTGTTCCTGGCGTCGACTTTCTTCGGGTCGGCCGCACCGCTGTTTGGCATCGGCTACGTGGCGCTGATTTTTGCCAGTTTCTACCGGTCTTCGCGCCTGTTCGGCAAAAAGCTTGTCCCGCAGAATGAACGCGTGGGCATGATTATGGAATTGCCGCCGTATCACAAACCGCACTGGAAGATGATTGCTGCGATGGTCGGGCGTAGCACCTGGGGAATTTTCAAGAAGGCGTTGAAGATGATCCTGATGGTGGCGGCCCTTTTCTGGGCGCTCTCTTACGCGGGTGACGGCAATGTGGAAAATACGCTCCTTTACAAGATTGGCAATGCGATTGAACCGGTGACGATGTTCTTCGGAATGCGCTGGGAACTTTTCGTCTCTTATTTGGGCGGCATGTTCAGTAAAGAAGCTTCGCTTGGCATTATGAGCACGCTTTTCAACCACACTGGAGAGGCGTTCTCTCTTGTGACCCGCGTGGCTGCAAGCGAAAACTTGGGCGAGGCTCTTGCAAGTACCATCAGCAAGCCCGAAGCACTCGCTTTCCTGTTTGCATCGATGTTCAACGTTCCCTGCGTGTTGGCGATGGGCACCACCTACCGCGAGGCCGGCTCGTTCAAGTGGCTAGCCACCATCATGGGCTACTACTTGGCTCTTTCGCTCGGGCTCGCCTTTATCGGCTACCACATCGGATTGCTGATTTTCTAA
- a CDS encoding ABC transporter ATP-binding protein produces the protein MYKWVQNTFALSEEGSRTFVRGVVWTFLHFVSLMFPMMMLFYFLMEQMGIGEFAGKTPHGTLFYVGIAAVLFIVMLVIYRFSYSATYSSVYDESMRRRVSIAEKLRKLPLSFFGKKNLSDLTSTIMDDCNALEMIFSHAVPELFAAIGSVTIIGIMLFCYNWKMSIALFWVVPAAALLIALSKKIQDRWFQSSYNARREIMEDIQEGLENVQEIRSYSGEAAYLDHFDKDCIKYEKTQMDSDIKVGMFLNSAQGILKMGLATVLITGARLWTKGEIDVFTYLVFIVCAATVYNPVFLVFNNLAELFFVNVRLRRFREMDQMKPQEGVTAFVPQNYDIEFKDVDFNYNENKQVLKKVSFTAKQGEITALVGPSGSGKTTAAKLAARFWDIQGGKVTLGGQDISKIDPETLLKNFSIVFQDVVLFNTSIKDNIRIGKRDASDEEILKVAKLAGCDEFVQKMPQGYDTVIGENGETLSGGERQRISIARALLKDAPIILLDEATASLDVENESKIQRGISQLVKGKTVIIIAHRMRTIANADKVVVLQDGHIAETGTPAELKAKGGLFSKMLELQMNKN, from the coding sequence ATGTATAAGTGGGTTCAGAATACTTTTGCTCTTTCGGAAGAAGGCTCCCGCACGTTTGTCCGTGGCGTTGTCTGGACATTCCTGCACTTTGTTTCACTTATGTTCCCGATGATGATGCTCTTTTATTTTTTGATGGAGCAGATGGGCATTGGTGAATTTGCAGGCAAAACTCCGCACGGAACCTTGTTCTATGTGGGAATTGCTGCAGTCCTGTTTATCGTGATGCTTGTCATTTACAGGTTTTCGTACAGTGCGACTTACAGCAGCGTGTACGACGAAAGTATGCGCCGCCGCGTCTCGATTGCCGAAAAACTCCGCAAGTTGCCGCTCTCGTTCTTTGGCAAGAAGAACCTTTCGGACTTGACTTCGACCATCATGGACGATTGCAACGCACTCGAAATGATTTTCTCGCATGCGGTGCCGGAACTTTTCGCCGCCATCGGGAGCGTCACCATAATCGGAATCATGCTGTTCTGCTACAACTGGAAAATGTCTATCGCGCTTTTCTGGGTGGTGCCCGCAGCAGCATTGCTCATTGCGCTTTCCAAGAAAATTCAGGACCGCTGGTTCCAGAGTTCTTACAATGCGCGTCGTGAAATCATGGAAGACATCCAGGAAGGCCTCGAAAACGTGCAGGAAATCCGTTCCTACTCGGGCGAAGCCGCCTACCTCGACCATTTCGACAAGGACTGCATCAAATACGAAAAAACGCAGATGGATTCCGATATCAAGGTTGGCATGTTCCTGAATTCGGCGCAGGGCATTCTCAAGATGGGTCTTGCCACGGTGCTGATTACAGGCGCAAGGCTTTGGACCAAGGGCGAAATCGACGTGTTTACCTACCTGGTGTTCATCGTATGCGCGGCAACGGTCTACAATCCGGTTTTCTTGGTGTTCAACAATCTCGCCGAGCTCTTCTTTGTGAATGTGCGCCTGCGCCGATTCCGCGAAATGGACCAGATGAAACCTCAGGAAGGCGTAACGGCATTCGTTCCCCAGAATTACGATATCGAATTCAAGGATGTCGACTTCAATTACAACGAGAACAAGCAAGTCCTGAAAAAAGTTTCGTTCACGGCAAAGCAGGGCGAAATCACCGCACTTGTGGGCCCGAGCGGCAGCGGAAAGACGACTGCAGCAAAACTCGCGGCACGCTTCTGGGATATTCAAGGTGGCAAGGTGACCCTCGGCGGGCAGGACATCAGCAAGATTGACCCTGAAACGCTCCTCAAGAATTTCTCCATCGTCTTCCAGGACGTGGTGCTGTTCAACACAAGCATCAAGGACAATATCCGCATCGGCAAGCGCGATGCCAGCGACGAAGAAATCCTGAAGGTCGCAAAACTCGCGGGATGCGACGAATTCGTGCAGAAGATGCCGCAAGGCTATGACACTGTCATCGGTGAAAACGGCGAAACGCTCTCGGGCGGTGAACGCCAGCGCATCTCGATTGCACGCGCCCTGTTGAAAGATGCGCCCATCATCTTGCTCGACGAGGCGACCGCAAGCCTCGACGTAGAAAACGAATCCAAGATCCAGCGCGGCATTTCGCAGCTGGTAAAGGGCAAGACTGTCATCATCATCGCGCACCGCATGCGTACCATCGCAAACGCCGACAAGGTCGTGGTGCTGCAAGACGGTCACATCGCCGAAACGGGCACCCCTGCCGAGCTCAAGGCGAAAGGCGGCCTATTCAGCAAGATGCTCGAATTGCAAATGAACAAAAATTAA
- a CDS encoding RND family transporter — protein MQVSRVNKVFARLGRFQIKFRWLILLVTAIVTFLACLGLPQLQMTSSEEEWFDDWDKVKIDQAHFNEKFGSDDGYMVMVRADDVFAPEVLQAIDRLSRRLENEVPYADRVVSLTHNLSIPVANDEGFEVIDPFEGGIPNDPQELESKKRLILSRESLVNNIVSDDSKETWVILSLKSYEGGVDFGKDSIAPFAREVIYSDEFKSDKFEMLPTGMSYTEMEENEVISKECAMRIGFGFLVMVICLVLFVRSLRGVVVPAIATVGGIASVLGINAWLGIIGDESMVALPVLLGMALSVGYSIHYINSFRMHFRRTGNRRESVICAVEETGWPILFTVITTVASLISFLFAGIRPIRWIGGISAGIVTMVYLYVIILIPILMSFGKNAKPNPTQVKSAGATKADILFEFFGRKVCRHSVIVAVISAAVMLLQIPGMMRIDVNMDYTETMGEKIPFVVRLKDMLSGKLGSLYDFNVMVEFDDADALKDPANMKRIEQLEQKLGTLQLTKISGDKPRVQSVTRLVKEMNRTLNADSIEYYKIPDAQDMLTQLLFLYEISDPDALFERMDENYKTTFIHIELAGYDAKKIVEDLDSANAYAAQIFPDAKVSVVGEVVNYAEMNGKLVGGLLRSFGGSFVIIAIMMILAFGSIKAGLIGMIPNVAPVLLIGGVMGYSGMPLDMITMIVMPMILGIAVDDTIHMNNHIKYGFERTGSYRHALLLSYREIGKTMGMTTFILCAMFFVFIFSPMGALHNVGLLSIVGLGAALLADYTLTTALVYLSKPYGKG, from the coding sequence ATGCAAGTTTCTCGTGTCAACAAGGTTTTTGCCCGGTTAGGGCGTTTTCAGATCAAGTTTCGCTGGTTGATTCTGCTGGTAACGGCAATTGTGACGTTTTTGGCGTGCCTCGGGCTCCCGCAACTGCAGATGACGAGCAGCGAAGAGGAATGGTTTGACGACTGGGACAAGGTGAAAATTGACCAGGCGCACTTCAACGAAAAATTCGGCAGCGACGACGGCTACATGGTGATGGTCCGCGCCGACGACGTATTCGCGCCGGAGGTGTTGCAGGCAATCGACAGGCTTTCACGCAGGCTCGAAAACGAGGTGCCGTACGCCGACCGCGTGGTTTCGCTGACACACAACTTGTCAATTCCGGTTGCAAATGACGAAGGTTTTGAAGTCATCGACCCATTCGAGGGCGGTATTCCCAACGACCCGCAGGAACTGGAATCGAAAAAGCGGCTGATTCTTTCCCGCGAATCGCTGGTGAACAATATCGTCTCGGACGATTCGAAGGAAACATGGGTTATTCTCTCGCTGAAATCTTACGAGGGCGGCGTCGATTTCGGCAAGGACAGCATCGCGCCTTTCGCCCGCGAAGTCATTTATTCCGACGAATTCAAGAGCGACAAGTTTGAAATGCTCCCGACAGGCATGAGCTACACCGAGATGGAAGAAAACGAAGTCATTTCGAAGGAATGCGCCATGCGCATCGGTTTCGGCTTCCTGGTGATGGTCATTTGCCTTGTTTTGTTTGTACGTTCGTTGCGCGGCGTGGTGGTGCCCGCGATTGCAACAGTCGGCGGCATTGCCTCGGTGCTTGGCATCAACGCATGGCTAGGCATTATCGGCGATGAAAGCATGGTCGCTCTCCCGGTGCTTTTGGGCATGGCACTTTCAGTAGGCTATTCCATCCACTATATCAATTCATTCCGCATGCATTTTAGGCGCACGGGCAACCGCCGCGAATCCGTGATTTGCGCCGTCGAAGAAACGGGCTGGCCCATCCTCTTTACGGTCATTACTACGGTTGCATCGCTGATTTCGTTTCTGTTCGCAGGCATTCGCCCCATCCGCTGGATTGGCGGGATTTCGGCGGGCATCGTCACGATGGTTTATCTGTATGTCATCATCCTGATTCCGATTCTCATGAGTTTCGGCAAGAACGCAAAACCGAACCCGACGCAAGTAAAGTCGGCAGGAGCCACTAAGGCGGACATTCTCTTTGAATTCTTTGGGCGCAAGGTATGCAGGCACAGCGTTATCGTCGCAGTGATTTCGGCGGCAGTAATGTTGCTGCAGATTCCAGGAATGATGCGTATCGACGTGAATATGGATTACACTGAGACCATGGGCGAAAAGATTCCCTTCGTGGTGCGGCTCAAGGACATGCTCAGCGGAAAACTCGGAAGCCTTTACGACTTCAACGTGATGGTGGAATTCGACGATGCAGACGCGCTCAAGGATCCCGCCAACATGAAACGCATCGAGCAACTGGAACAGAAACTCGGCACGCTCCAGCTCACCAAAATTTCGGGCGACAAGCCGCGCGTGCAATCGGTGACGCGCCTCGTGAAAGAGATGAACCGCACGCTGAACGCTGACAGCATCGAGTATTACAAGATTCCCGACGCGCAGGACATGCTCACGCAACTGCTTTTCTTGTACGAGATTTCGGACCCGGACGCACTCTTTGAACGCATGGACGAAAATTACAAGACAACCTTCATTCACATAGAACTGGCCGGCTACGACGCCAAAAAAATCGTCGAGGACCTGGATTCCGCAAACGCTTATGCCGCGCAGATTTTCCCCGACGCGAAAGTCTCCGTGGTGGGCGAAGTCGTGAACTACGCCGAAATGAACGGCAAGCTGGTCGGCGGGTTGTTGCGCTCCTTCGGCGGCTCGTTCGTGATTATCGCCATCATGATGATTCTTGCGTTCGGGAGCATCAAGGCGGGCCTTATCGGGATGATTCCAAACGTCGCGCCCGTTCTCCTGATTGGCGGCGTCATGGGCTATTCGGGCATGCCGCTCGACATGATCACGATGATCGTGATGCCAATGATTCTGGGCATCGCCGTCGACGACACCATCCACATGAACAATCACATCAAATACGGATTCGAGCGCACGGGCAGCTACAGGCACGCGTTACTGCTCTCTTACCGCGAAATCGGAAAGACCATGGGCATGACCACCTTCATCCTTTGCGCGATGTTCTTCGTGTTCATCTTCAGCCCCATGGGGGCCCTCCACAACGTGGGCCTGCTCTCCATCGTGGGCCTCGGAGCCGCACTCCTTGCCGATTACACGCTCACCACCGCACTCGTGTACCTGAGCAAGCCATATGGGAAAGGTTAA
- a CDS encoding ATP-binding protein: protein MARELSFVQSVERSISKTYRERLWTPFITAIKNYKLIEEGDKIAVCISGGKDSMLMAKLIQMLHRHSDVKFDVEYLVMDPGYNEINRQKIESNAKLLEIPITVFETNIFDVANNTERSPCYVCAKMRRGHLYHKAKDLGCNKIALGHHLSDVIETTVMAMFYGSQLQGMMPKLHSLNFGGMELIRPMYCINEQDIINWKNYNGLQFIQCACRFTESCTVCDNGGGGSKRQEIKMLIKRLKRENPNIEKSIFNSLHSVCIETFPGYKAGGEPHSFLEDYEDRLPQKG from the coding sequence ATGGCAAGAGAACTTTCATTTGTCCAAAGCGTAGAACGGAGCATTTCGAAAACATACCGCGAAAGGCTCTGGACGCCATTCATTACCGCCATCAAGAACTACAAGCTCATCGAAGAAGGCGACAAAATCGCCGTCTGCATCTCTGGCGGCAAGGATTCCATGCTCATGGCGAAGCTCATCCAGATGCTTCACCGACACAGCGACGTGAAATTCGACGTGGAATACCTGGTGATGGACCCCGGTTACAACGAAATCAACCGCCAGAAAATCGAAAGCAACGCGAAACTCCTGGAAATTCCCATCACCGTTTTCGAGACGAACATTTTCGACGTGGCAAACAACACCGAACGTTCCCCCTGCTACGTTTGCGCCAAGATGCGCCGCGGCCACCTCTACCACAAGGCAAAAGACCTAGGCTGCAACAAGATTGCGCTGGGTCACCACCTCTCCGACGTCATCGAGACCACCGTCATGGCGATGTTCTACGGTTCGCAACTGCAAGGCATGATGCCCAAGCTCCACAGCCTGAATTTCGGCGGCATGGAACTCATCCGCCCCATGTATTGCATCAACGAGCAAGACATCATCAACTGGAAAAATTACAACGGGCTGCAGTTTATCCAGTGCGCCTGCCGCTTTACCGAAAGTTGCACCGTCTGTGACAACGGCGGTGGCGGTAGCAAGCGGCAAGAAATCAAGATGCTCATCAAGCGCCTCAAGCGCGAAAACCCGAACATCGAAAAGAGCATCTTCAACAGCCTGCACTCCGTCTGCATCGAGACGTTCCCCGGCTACAAGGCCGGCGGCGAACCGCATTCATTCCTTGAAGATTACGAGGATCGCCTACCGCAGAAAGGGTAA